DNA from Mycobacterium bourgelatii:
GGGTGTTGCCGGCCACTCACTAGTGAGAGTCGGTGCTCAGGAACTACCGCAGGGCCTCGGGTGCAACCGCCGGAGGGCTTCGCGCAACTCAGGATTCGGGTTAGCACCGGGTAGCACCGCCACCACGTCAGCCAACGCCTCGTCGATACAGATGCACCGTTTGCGGGCTCCGTACAACGTAGCGATGGTGGGCGTGCGACTGTACGCCTGCACGCAGTGCACGAACACCGTCCGACCCTTGGCCCGCAACTGCTCGATTGCCCGCACGGTATCGAGCAGCACGAAATCGAGATGGTCGTTTTCGCCTACTGCGTCGATGAGGCGGACGTCGAGCTGTTCCACGCCTGCGGGCAGGTACTCATCTGCGACCCGGCACAGCGACACGATCGCGTCGACTTCTTCGGGCAGGCTTCGCAATGCGGCGACGCCCCCAATCCACACCTTCTCGTCGTACGGATGGCGCACAGGCCGACGGGCTTCTGGAAACCCTGGGTAGGTGTAATCGAATGTGTCGGGCTGTCCTTTGTCTACGATGTTGTTTGCCAACTTGACTAGACCGCGCGTCCTCAATCCTGGCCAGCCGTGCAGCAGTAGCCGCCAACGCGAGGGAACCGCGGATGCACCGTACGCGGCGCCAAGCAACCCACCCGCAACGGCGGCGACGGTGTCGGTGTCATGACCACCGCGCACTGCTGCCTCCAAGGCCAGCCGCAGGCGATCGGCTCGGAACGCTTCGGAAGTGCAATCGTCAACCGGCATCGGTGTATTCACGATCGCCGACCACGCACCCTGCAGCGCCGCGACCACCCAGCCGTTCTTGGCCGCGAAGTGCGACGGCGGCGACGCCTCGGCCTCGTCCAGGCGTGACTCCCACAGGTCGCGGCGCGCAGCGTCCAGCCGGTCCAGACCGATTCGTGCATCGATGTCACCGGAAATGACGGCGTGTCGCATCGCGCAACACCACAGCACGCAGGCGTCACCGGCATCCGGGTCGTGGTGCGTGAGGTCGCTGACCGCGCGAGCCGCTTCGGCCAGGGCTTCTTCGTCCGCAAGGTAGGCGAGGGCCACCGGCGCTGTGCGCATCAGCGAACCGTTGCCGGCCGTGCGCCCGGTGCGCTTGTGCAAGGCCGCGGATTCTTCACGCGCGAATTTCGCAGAGATCCCCTGCCTTCCGAGCGCAGAGAGCACCGAAACGGTCTGATTACCAATGTCTTTCGGAGCTTGCGCCCACTCGTGCCAGCGCCGCACGATGTAGTCTTGGGCTTGCTCATCGCGCAGGTCCGCGCCAG
Protein-coding regions in this window:
- a CDS encoding ADP-ribosylglycohydrolase family protein, which encodes MTLTAAQRDRACGTLLGMAAGDALGAGYEFGPTLAQDVPVEMIGGGLGAFERGEWTDDTSMAIPIAEIAATGADLRDEQAQDYIVRRWHEWAQAPKDIGNQTVSVLSALGRQGISAKFAREESAALHKRTGRTAGNGSLMRTAPVALAYLADEEALAEAARAVSDLTHHDPDAGDACVLWCCAMRHAVISGDIDARIGLDRLDAARRDLWESRLDEAEASPPSHFAAKNGWVVAALQGAWSAIVNTPMPVDDCTSEAFRADRLRLALEAAVRGGHDTDTVAAVAGGLLGAAYGASAVPSRWRLLLHGWPGLRTRGLVKLANNIVDKGQPDTFDYTYPGFPEARRPVRHPYDEKVWIGGVAALRSLPEEVDAIVSLCRVADEYLPAGVEQLDVRLIDAVGENDHLDFVLLDTVRAIEQLRAKGRTVFVHCVQAYSRTPTIATLYGARKRCICIDEALADVVAVLPGANPNPELREALRRLHPRPCGSS